One Chloroflexota bacterium genomic window carries:
- a CDS encoding LCP family protein has protein sequence MPAGSDRLDPPGLPRASAGSSLPLPPKPRLDRQERVNILLTGIDRRPGETGGTLTDAIIVVTVDPATKSVGMLSIPRDLWVTIPGFSENRINTAYWTGTRARYPGGGFALLKRTIQQNLGIPIHYYVRIDFVGFKKVVDTLGGITVDVPRDLYDPTFPDDRYGYRPLVVRKGVQRMNGQQALDYARTRHVDNDFGRMKRQQQVIMAIKDQALRLDAIPKIPALWAAKADMVETDLGLNEVLAFAQMARDIKSDNIRSGVIGDAETTDWTTPGGAMVLLPNRERVRKVIETVFKTPMAALTQDEPGDQFRRLAAEGARIEVSNGTATEGLAGRAAEWLKAQGFSVVLVDNASRSDMTQTQIVEAASKPYTRGLLLRIMRLNTDRARSGDVGSGVDMRIVLGQDFDTSMLPSSQ, from the coding sequence ATGCCCGCCGGCAGTGACCGTCTCGATCCGCCCGGCCTGCCGCGCGCCTCGGCCGGCAGTTCGCTGCCCCTGCCGCCCAAGCCGCGCCTCGACCGCCAGGAGCGCGTCAACATTCTGCTGACCGGTATCGACCGGCGTCCCGGCGAGACGGGCGGCACGCTGACCGATGCCATAATCGTCGTCACGGTGGACCCGGCGACCAAGTCGGTCGGCATGCTGTCGATCCCGCGCGATCTATGGGTCACGATTCCAGGTTTCAGCGAAAACCGGATCAACACCGCGTACTGGACAGGCACACGCGCGCGCTACCCCGGTGGCGGCTTCGCCCTGCTGAAGCGCACCATCCAGCAAAACCTCGGCATACCGATACACTACTACGTCCGCATCGACTTCGTCGGCTTCAAAAAGGTGGTGGACACGCTGGGCGGCATCACGGTTGACGTGCCGCGCGACCTGTACGATCCGACATTCCCCGATGACCGCTATGGCTACCGGCCGCTGGTTGTGCGTAAAGGCGTCCAGCGCATGAACGGTCAGCAGGCGCTGGATTATGCGCGCACGCGGCACGTGGACAACGATTTTGGGCGCATGAAGCGGCAGCAGCAGGTCATTATGGCCATCAAAGATCAGGCGCTGCGGCTTGATGCTATTCCGAAGATTCCCGCGCTGTGGGCGGCCAAAGCCGACATGGTGGAGACGGACCTCGGCCTGAACGAGGTACTGGCGTTTGCGCAAATGGCGCGCGACATCAAGAGCGACAACATTCGCTCCGGAGTCATCGGCGACGCCGAAACAACGGACTGGACAACGCCAGGCGGCGCGATGGTGCTGCTGCCCAATCGCGAACGCGTGCGCAAAGTCATTGAGACCGTGTTCAAGACGCCAATGGCGGCACTGACCCAGGATGAGCCGGGCGACCAGTTCCGGCGGCTGGCGGCCGAAGGGGCGCGGATTGAAGTCTCGAACGGAACGGCCACCGAAGGTCTGGCGGGGCGCGCGGCGGAATGGCTGAAGGCGCAGGGGTTCTCCGTGGTGCTGGTGGACAACGCGTCGCGCAGCGACATGACGCAGACGCAGATTGTCGAGGCGGCCAGCAAGCCATATACGCGTGGCCTGCTGCTGCGCATCATGCGGTTGAACACCGATCGCGCCCGCAGCGGTGATGTTGGCAGCGGCGTCGATATGCGTATCGTGCTCGGGCAGGACTTCGACACGAGCATGCTGCCGAGCAGCCAGTAG
- a CDS encoding ribonuclease HI family protein, producing the protein MDELCIVRADGVARGNPGPAAIGVIVEWPAGTVVRQIAEPVGMRTNNEAEYEAVIAGLKAARALRAKQVMLMMDGELVARQLRGEYHVKDAKLKKLHQRATLWIAKFERVQIAFVAREYNRAADQLALHALSAPPA; encoded by the coding sequence TTGGATGAGCTATGCATCGTGCGCGCCGACGGCGTGGCGCGCGGCAATCCGGGCCCGGCCGCCATTGGCGTCATCGTCGAATGGCCGGCCGGCACGGTCGTCCGGCAGATCGCCGAGCCGGTCGGCATGCGGACAAACAATGAGGCCGAGTACGAAGCCGTCATCGCCGGCCTCAAGGCGGCGCGTGCGCTGCGAGCCAAGCAGGTCATGCTGATGATGGACGGCGAATTGGTCGCCCGCCAGTTGCGCGGCGAGTATCACGTGAAGGACGCCAAGCTCAAGAAGCTGCACCAACGCGCCACGCTGTGGATCGCCAAGTTCGAGCGTGTGCAGATTGCCTTCGTGGCGCGTGAGTATAATCGCGCTGCCGACCAGTTGGCTCTCCACGCACTCAGCGCGCCGCCGGCCTGA
- a CDS encoding aminopeptidase P family N-terminal domain-containing protein, whose protein sequence is MNIELAEFQLPDYGLPTVEPDVPADEYEVRLATVRSRMKQARLDALVIYGDREHFANLAYLTGYDPRFEEALCVVTRSGKPSLLVGNEGVGYAGLAPLAVNVVLHQSFSLLNQPRDRLVPLKRILRDAGITPGMRVGAVGWKYFSGSEAPHSKRASELPAWVLDAVKSAVPAGKVRNATALFMASDGVRAANSVHQLARFEFAGTVAGQMVRDAIFQLRPGLSEYDAVRQMRWPGMPLSCHLMLTAGERARVGLASPSSRPMQTGEPFTTAVGLWGALTARAGFLVEDASQLPLPIRDYFDRLVKPYFAAAATWYETIGIGVTGGELHAAVHAIIGDPFYGVALNPGHLIHLDEWLSSPVERGSTTPFVSGMAVQCDIIPATGTAYFTSNIEDGVALGDSTLRRQFARQYPEAWARICARRAFMQEALGIRLKPEVLPLSNLSGYLPPFLLAPGRAMRRVA, encoded by the coding sequence ATGAACATTGAACTTGCAGAGTTTCAGTTGCCGGACTACGGCCTGCCGACGGTCGAGCCGGATGTCCCTGCGGACGAGTACGAGGTGCGGCTGGCGACGGTGCGCAGCCGCATGAAGCAGGCGCGCCTTGATGCGCTGGTGATCTACGGTGACCGCGAACACTTTGCCAATCTGGCTTACCTCACGGGCTACGATCCGCGCTTTGAAGAAGCGCTCTGCGTGGTGACGCGCAGCGGCAAGCCGTCGCTGCTGGTGGGCAACGAAGGTGTCGGCTATGCGGGACTCGCGCCGCTCGCGGTCAACGTGGTGCTGCACCAGTCGTTCAGCCTGCTCAATCAGCCGCGCGATCGCCTCGTGCCGCTCAAGCGCATCCTGCGCGATGCCGGTATCACGCCCGGCATGCGCGTTGGCGCAGTTGGCTGGAAGTACTTCTCTGGAAGCGAAGCGCCGCACTCCAAGCGCGCCAGCGAACTGCCAGCCTGGGTGCTCGACGCCGTGAAATCGGCGGTACCGGCGGGCAAAGTGCGCAACGCGACGGCGCTTTTCATGGCGTCCGATGGCGTGCGCGCCGCGAACAGCGTGCACCAACTGGCGCGGTTCGAGTTTGCGGGCACTGTGGCCGGGCAGATGGTGCGCGATGCGATCTTCCAACTGCGTCCAGGGCTGAGCGAATACGACGCGGTGCGGCAGATGCGCTGGCCGGGCATGCCGCTCTCGTGCCACCTGATGCTGACAGCCGGCGAGCGGGCGCGCGTCGGGCTGGCCAGCCCGTCGTCCCGCCCGATGCAGACCGGTGAGCCGTTCACGACGGCCGTCGGCCTGTGGGGCGCGCTCACGGCGCGCGCCGGTTTCCTGGTCGAAGATGCGTCTCAACTGCCGCTGCCGATCCGCGACTACTTTGATCGGCTGGTCAAACCGTACTTTGCGGCCGCCGCGACCTGGTATGAAACGATCGGCATCGGCGTCACGGGCGGCGAGTTGCATGCGGCGGTGCATGCCATCATCGGGGACCCGTTCTATGGTGTGGCGCTGAACCCGGGCCACTTGATCCACCTCGATGAGTGGCTCAGTTCGCCAGTGGAACGCGGCTCGACGACGCCGTTTGTTTCGGGTATGGCCGTTCAGTGCGACATCATCCCCGCGACGGGCACCGCCTACTTCACATCGAACATCGAGGACGGGGTGGCGCTGGGCGACAGCACGCTGCGCCGGCAGTTTGCGCGGCAGTATCCGGAGGCGTGGGCGCGCATTTGCGCGCGGCGGGCGTTCATGCAGGAAGCGCTCGGCATCCGGCTCAAACCGGAGGTGCTGCCGCTTTCCAACCTGTCGGGCTACCTGCCGCCGTTCCTGCTGGCGCCCGGCCGCGCGATGCGGCGCGTCGCGTAG
- a CDS encoding rhomboid family intramembrane serine protease — translation MIPLRDLNPTRSTPYVTVALILANVLVFAYQILIPARQLNQFVLAFALQPYELTHNIELSPAIGIPVALTMFTSMFMHGGWLHIIGNMLYLWIFGNNVEDRLGHLFFLIIYLGWGAVAALTQVAVDPNSRVPMLGASGAIAGVLGAYLVMYPAARVETLVTLGFFLTTYRLPAWIVIGVWIIVQFFNGLVALDGGAGDGVAYFAHIGGAVAGLFVGVLVRLLSGRSRPVDPYGGRGGLA, via the coding sequence ATGATTCCCCTGCGCGACCTCAACCCCACCCGCTCAACGCCGTATGTAACCGTCGCACTGATTCTGGCGAATGTGCTCGTGTTCGCCTATCAGATCCTCATACCGGCACGGCAATTGAACCAATTCGTGCTGGCGTTTGCCCTGCAGCCGTATGAGCTTACCCATAACATCGAGCTGTCGCCCGCCATTGGCATTCCGGTGGCCCTGACGATGTTCACCTCCATGTTCATGCATGGCGGCTGGCTGCATATCATCGGCAACATGCTCTACCTGTGGATCTTTGGCAACAATGTCGAAGATCGCCTGGGGCACCTGTTCTTCCTGATCATCTATCTTGGATGGGGCGCCGTGGCGGCGCTGACACAGGTGGCGGTCGATCCGAATTCGCGCGTGCCGATGCTGGGCGCCAGCGGGGCGATCGCGGGCGTGCTCGGCGCTTACCTGGTCATGTATCCGGCTGCGCGCGTAGAAACGCTGGTCACGCTGGGCTTCTTTCTCACGACCTATCGATTGCCCGCCTGGATTGTCATCGGCGTCTGGATTATTGTCCAGTTCTTCAACGGCCTAGTGGCGTTGGATGGCGGGGCTGGGGATGGCGTTGCCTACTTCGCGCACATCGGCGGCGCGGTGGCCGGCCTGTTCGTCGGGGTGCTCGTGCGGCTGTTGTCCGGCCGCAGCCGGCCGGTTGATCCCTACGGCGGTCGCGGGGGTTTGGCGTGA
- a CDS encoding glycosyltransferase family 4 protein, translated as MKLAYFGHKPQPGGKGGGLVSYSTEILRGLRARGLDIVFMYHGPRTRHRRDSKEIQIGALNIMNRSVISTPNARELIEDTLRAERPQIAHASLSFSQLLDFSLPDICHAAGIPIVATLHFPYDRRTTFWGSASRSLYRVYASPLAKYDGIIVFSSEQSALLADYGVPAENIHVIPNGVDVGKYAPGPATYKRDVNADYLITYMGRVDPEKNVDTLLKVFSDMRVPPTHRLVVVGDGSELDRLRERFAAYTQIEFMGWVASDEQRVRILQATDMFVLPSDVEGLSLAMLEAMACGCTVIATDAGADGEALGDAGILIDPESLEPQLRLAMQVLIAYPEFARSLAGRARARAVTYYSLDANVGRLVELYGRMLGTAPARAG; from the coding sequence ATGAAACTCGCGTACTTCGGTCACAAGCCTCAGCCGGGCGGCAAGGGCGGCGGCCTCGTCAGCTACTCGACCGAGATACTGCGCGGCCTGCGCGCCCGCGGCCTCGATATTGTGTTTATGTACCATGGCCCGCGCACACGGCACCGCCGCGACAGCAAGGAAATCCAGATCGGCGCGCTCAACATCATGAACCGGAGCGTGATCTCCACGCCGAACGCGCGTGAACTGATCGAGGATACGCTGCGCGCCGAACGACCGCAGATCGCCCATGCGTCGCTATCGTTCTCGCAGTTGCTGGACTTTTCGCTGCCGGATATTTGCCACGCTGCCGGAATCCCGATCGTGGCGACGCTGCATTTCCCGTACGATCGGCGCACGACGTTCTGGGGCAGCGCATCGCGGAGCCTGTACCGCGTTTATGCCTCGCCGCTGGCGAAGTACGACGGCATCATCGTGTTTTCTTCCGAGCAGAGTGCGCTGCTGGCGGATTATGGCGTGCCGGCCGAGAATATCCATGTGATACCCAACGGCGTCGACGTGGGCAAGTACGCGCCGGGGCCCGCGACCTACAAGCGCGACGTCAATGCCGACTACCTGATTACCTACATGGGCCGGGTCGATCCGGAAAAGAACGTTGACACGTTGCTCAAGGTGTTCAGCGACATGCGCGTGCCGCCGACGCACCGCCTGGTGGTGGTCGGCGACGGATCGGAGCTCGACCGGTTGCGCGAGCGTTTTGCGGCGTACACACAGATTGAGTTCATGGGCTGGGTGGCGTCCGACGAGCAACGGGTGCGCATCCTGCAGGCGACGGATATGTTCGTGCTCCCGTCGGATGTCGAAGGCCTGTCGCTGGCGATGCTGGAGGCGATGGCCTGCGGCTGCACCGTCATCGCGACGGACGCGGGCGCCGACGGCGAGGCGCTCGGTGACGCAGGTATCCTGATCGACCCGGAGTCGCTGGAGCCGCAACTGCGACTGGCGATGCAGGTGCTGATCGCGTACCCTGAATTTGCGCGGTCACTGGCGGGCCGCGCACGCGCGCGCGCGGTGACATACTACTCGCTGGACGCGAATGTGGGCCGGCTCGTCGAATTGTACGGCCGGATGCTGGGTACCGCCCCGGCGCGGGCCGGTTGA
- a CDS encoding FAD-binding oxidoreductase: protein MTTSADIVICGAGIAGVATAYQLAVVRGLRNIVIIDERPPLTLTSDKSTECYRNWWPGPGDAMVALMNRSIDILEQIADDSGNRIALNRRGYLYATANPARTADFERAALEAEALGAGALRRHAGQPGSGYQPLASDGFRGQPTGADLITDPQLLGRHFGYLAKDTVAVVHARRCGWFSAQQLGMTMLERAREHGVRFVSGRMTGVDVAHSRVRAVRLGDGTRITTDTLVLAAGPLQQAAARMLGIDLPMFCERHIKIMFDDFLGIVPRDAPLLIWTDPIRLAWSDEERELFASDPELRHLLEEFPSGVHTRPEGGSSSHMLLILWTYDAAPVEPTWPLPLDPHYPEIALRGLARMIPGLSAYFGRAPKPQVDGGYYAKTRENRPLIGPLPIDGAYIVGALSGYGLMAACGAADLCASTISGGALPHYAPAFRLDRYADPAYRRLLDNWGESGQL from the coding sequence ATGACAACTTCGGCTGATATCGTAATCTGCGGAGCCGGCATTGCCGGCGTCGCCACCGCTTATCAACTCGCCGTCGTGCGCGGACTGCGCAACATCGTCATCATCGATGAACGCCCGCCGCTTACACTGACCAGCGACAAATCCACCGAGTGCTATCGCAACTGGTGGCCCGGCCCCGGCGATGCCATGGTCGCACTAATGAATCGCAGCATCGATATTCTCGAGCAGATCGCCGATGACAGCGGCAACCGCATCGCGCTCAATCGGCGTGGCTACCTTTATGCGACGGCCAATCCGGCGCGCACCGCCGACTTCGAACGGGCGGCCCTGGAGGCGGAGGCGCTCGGCGCAGGCGCGCTGCGCCGCCACGCCGGCCAGCCCGGCTCCGGCTATCAACCGCTGGCATCCGACGGGTTCCGCGGCCAGCCCACCGGCGCCGACCTGATTACCGACCCGCAACTGCTGGGCCGCCATTTCGGCTACCTGGCGAAGGACACTGTCGCGGTGGTGCACGCGCGCCGGTGCGGATGGTTCAGCGCGCAGCAACTCGGCATGACCATGCTTGAGCGCGCACGGGAGCACGGCGTGCGCTTTGTGTCAGGGCGCATGACCGGCGTGGATGTCGCGCACAGCCGCGTCCGGGCTGTCCGGCTGGGCGACGGCACCCGGATCACCACGGACACGCTGGTGCTCGCCGCCGGGCCGCTGCAACAGGCTGCCGCGCGCATGCTGGGCATCGACCTGCCGATGTTCTGCGAGCGGCATATCAAGATCATGTTCGATGATTTCCTGGGCATCGTGCCGCGTGACGCGCCGCTCCTGATCTGGACCGATCCGATTCGGCTGGCCTGGAGCGACGAAGAGCGCGAACTGTTTGCATCCGACCCGGAACTGCGCCACCTGCTGGAGGAGTTTCCGTCGGGGGTTCACACGCGCCCGGAGGGCGGTTCCAGCAGCCATATGCTGTTGATTCTGTGGACGTACGATGCCGCACCGGTCGAACCGACGTGGCCGCTGCCGCTCGATCCGCATTACCCGGAGATTGCACTGCGTGGGCTGGCGCGCATGATACCCGGTTTGTCCGCCTACTTCGGGCGCGCACCGAAGCCGCAGGTGGACGGAGGCTATTACGCCAAGACGCGCGAGAACCGTCCGCTGATCGGCCCACTACCCATCGATGGCGCGTATATCGTCGGTGCACTCTCCGGCTATGGCTTGATGGCGGCGTGCGGTGCGGCTGACCTGTGTGCCAGCACCATCAGCGGGGGGGCGCTGCCGCATTACGCGCCAGCCTTCCGGCTCGACCGCTATGCGGATCCAGCTTATCGCCGACTGCTGGACAACTGGGGAGAGTCCGGGCAGTTGTAG
- a CDS encoding MFS transporter: MSTLKLLLFRQPGVGILLFNYFLMNTGFFLMMPFVALHGTRDLGLSAAMAGLVLGIRQFTQQGLAVFGGALGDRIGYKPTLAIGLLVRAIGFASFAYATDLPSLTVAALIAAFGGAFFESSGNAALATLTPIEHRPASFSLYGISSRLGSAVGPALGIWLLQINFATLSLVAASFYIVGVVLLWIGMPNIHAPKRADGGPERPSFTQTLKTALRDRRFVTVIALNTGYWFLFVQFTISLPLYVYNRFGSLEAISLYYIINSVPAILAQYFLLQYLNRRWSRPMILLVAMVFISLGIGTIGVWTLPLLVVVSATVYALGDLLYQPTQYTITSELARSDALAAYFGLAAYALAVGGGVGNVLGGWLFDQAVAASRPDLVWYLYGGVGIVIAAGLAIWARGQQPTARTT, translated from the coding sequence GTGTCTACGCTCAAACTCCTGCTGTTTCGCCAGCCCGGTGTCGGGATCCTGCTGTTCAACTACTTCCTGATGAACACCGGCTTCTTCCTCATGATGCCATTTGTGGCGCTGCATGGTACACGCGACCTGGGCTTGTCGGCGGCGATGGCCGGCCTGGTGCTCGGCATCCGCCAGTTCACCCAGCAAGGCCTGGCCGTCTTCGGCGGCGCGCTGGGCGATCGGATCGGCTACAAGCCCACGCTGGCCATTGGTCTGCTGGTGCGCGCCATCGGATTTGCCTCGTTCGCCTACGCGACCGATTTGCCTTCGTTGACGGTGGCCGCGCTGATCGCCGCGTTTGGCGGCGCCTTCTTCGAGTCATCGGGCAATGCCGCGCTCGCGACCTTGACGCCGATCGAGCACCGGCCGGCCTCGTTTTCATTGTACGGCATTTCAAGCCGGCTGGGCAGCGCCGTTGGCCCGGCGCTCGGCATCTGGCTGTTGCAGATAAACTTCGCCACGCTGAGCCTGGTGGCCGCATCATTCTACATTGTCGGCGTTGTGCTGCTCTGGATCGGCATGCCCAATATCCATGCTCCCAAGCGCGCGGACGGCGGTCCGGAGCGGCCGTCGTTCACCCAGACGCTGAAGACCGCCCTGCGCGACCGCCGTTTTGTTACGGTGATTGCGCTCAACACCGGGTACTGGTTCCTGTTCGTGCAATTCACGATTTCGCTGCCGCTGTATGTCTACAATCGCTTCGGCAGCCTTGAAGCGATCAGCCTCTACTACATCATCAACTCAGTCCCGGCGATTCTGGCGCAATACTTTCTGCTGCAATATCTGAATCGCCGCTGGTCGCGCCCGATGATCTTGCTGGTCGCCATGGTCTTCATCTCGCTCGGCATCGGCACAATCGGGGTCTGGACTCTGCCGCTGCTGGTGGTGGTTTCGGCCACTGTTTACGCGCTGGGCGACCTTTTGTACCAGCCGACGCAGTACACCATTACCTCTGAACTGGCGCGCAGCGATGCGCTGGCGGCGTATTTTGGGCTAGCGGCCTATGCACTCGCCGTGGGTGGCGGCGTCGGGAATGTGCTCGGCGGCTGGCTGTTTGACCAGGCGGTGGCGGCCAGCCGGCCCGACCTGGTCTGGTATCTCTATGGAGGCGTCGGAATCGTGATCGCGGCCGGACTGGCGATCTGGGCGCGTGGTCAGCAGCCCACTGCACGCACGACCTAG
- a CDS encoding acyl--CoA ligase, which translates to MSAEHDWQTLVNIAHAQAVRGISPLRALVAYRNLGALLAERASRQPERPLLLTHEPSGSVRERSYRELHAEARLLAACLHREHGLRRSDRIAIMSGSSADAGRLLLAAWMIGVSIIPAHPDDDDRRIASNLQEARARLLVPDAQHAARAQRIAASVDGMAAPVWLEALTAATEVGSAGYALPAEPARDDEAIIAFVPHADGAAGAVLNHYNLLAVSDAVARWNRWTAFDRIASTLPLLTVAGIVGTLLGPLSAGASTASVRFDPATYWAQISDLGATIAIMLPGQMQVLLELDAAVNPSVPRLRSVICTGGSAQARTAQAFEQRFGCPVQIALGVAEASGWVFQTPLDASAPDRALWFDRDGRAPVGQTLDVNEVSIAGDDGSQSERTGVLLLRGHNVMQGYHQRPDANRSAFTGGWLASGLLGHAHADASGGPVYTIDDSSRPVAERDGVPLSLADVDRALQSIPAVRTGVAVAFDNIYTGVEIGAYVVPEPGVHVEEFAILARCRQQLGHAKSPKVVVFGAEPATDARDLFDRRALQSRFTRYLRTRFSDSDAGAPVEDESL; encoded by the coding sequence ATGAGCGCCGAGCACGACTGGCAAACGCTGGTCAATATCGCGCACGCGCAGGCAGTCCGTGGCATCTCGCCGCTCCGGGCGCTGGTGGCGTACCGCAATCTCGGTGCGCTTCTGGCGGAGCGCGCATCCCGGCAGCCCGAGCGGCCTCTGCTGCTAACGCACGAACCGTCCGGCTCGGTGCGCGAGCGTTCCTATCGGGAACTGCATGCTGAGGCCAGGCTCCTGGCGGCGTGCCTGCATCGTGAACACGGACTTCGGCGATCGGACCGCATCGCGATCATGTCCGGCTCGTCCGCTGACGCGGGGCGACTGCTGCTGGCAGCCTGGATGATCGGCGTCAGCATCATCCCGGCGCATCCCGATGACGATGATCGGCGCATCGCATCGAATCTGCAGGAAGCTCGCGCCCGCCTGCTCGTCCCCGATGCGCAGCACGCGGCCCGTGCTCAGCGCATCGCGGCGTCGGTGGATGGCATGGCTGCGCCGGTCTGGCTGGAAGCGCTGACGGCGGCCACTGAAGTGGGTTCCGCGGGTTATGCACTGCCTGCCGAACCGGCGCGCGACGACGAGGCGATCATCGCGTTCGTCCCGCATGCGGATGGCGCAGCGGGTGCCGTACTCAACCACTATAATCTACTCGCGGTGTCCGATGCGGTGGCGCGCTGGAACCGCTGGACAGCGTTTGACCGGATAGCCAGCACGCTTCCGTTGCTCACCGTGGCCGGGATCGTTGGGACACTGCTCGGTCCGTTGAGCGCTGGCGCGAGCACGGCCAGCGTGCGCTTTGACCCGGCGACCTACTGGGCGCAGATATCAGATCTCGGCGCGACCATCGCCATCATGCTTCCCGGCCAGATGCAGGTGTTGCTGGAATTAGATGCCGCCGTCAACCCGTCGGTTCCGCGCTTGCGCTCGGTAATTTGCACCGGTGGTTCGGCGCAGGCGCGCACGGCGCAAGCGTTTGAACAGCGCTTTGGCTGTCCGGTGCAGATCGCGCTGGGCGTGGCGGAAGCGAGCGGTTGGGTGTTCCAGACGCCGCTCGACGCGAGCGCGCCGGATCGCGCGCTATGGTTCGACCGTGACGGCCGCGCGCCGGTTGGGCAAACGCTGGATGTCAACGAGGTCTCGATAGCCGGCGATGACGGCAGTCAATCCGAGCGCACCGGCGTGCTGCTGTTGCGCGGGCACAACGTCATGCAGGGCTATCACCAACGTCCCGACGCCAACCGGAGCGCGTTCACCGGTGGCTGGCTCGCAAGTGGATTGTTGGGGCACGCCCATGCCGATGCTTCCGGCGGGCCGGTATACACCATTGACGACAGCAGCCGGCCGGTCGCAGAACGGGACGGCGTGCCGCTTTCGCTGGCCGACGTGGATCGCGCGCTCCAATCGATACCGGCTGTGCGCACCGGCGTGGCTGTCGCGTTTGATAACATCTATACTGGCGTGGAGATTGGTGCGTACGTTGTGCCGGAGCCGGGCGTGCATGTCGAAGAATTCGCCATTCTCGCCCGTTGCCGGCAGCAACTTGGCCATGCCAAAAGCCCGAAGGTCGTTGTGTTTGGCGCCGAGCCAGCGACCGATGCAAGGGACCTGTTTGACCGACGCGCTCTGCAATCCCGCTTCACCCGGTACCTGCGCACGCGATTTAGCGATTCAGATGCCGGCGCGCCCGTGGAGGATGAGTCGTTATGA
- the udk gene encoding uridine kinase, with amino-acid sequence MSGAGTLIIGVAGGSGSGKTTVANRIIERVGAHRIAFIPHDAYYRDLSHLPLAERRQENFDHPDALETDLLVEHLRALRGGHAIAMPTYDFAAYVRRSETIAIGPRKVIVVEGILIFVDKALRDMMDIKIFVDADADVRLLRRLKRDIGERARTLDNVIEQYEHTVRPMHLEFVEPSKRYADVVVPGGGYNTIALDLIVARIETLLAAG; translated from the coding sequence ATGAGCGGCGCGGGCACTTTGATCATCGGCGTGGCGGGCGGCAGTGGGTCGGGCAAGACCACGGTGGCCAACCGCATCATCGAGCGCGTGGGCGCGCATCGCATCGCGTTTATCCCGCATGACGCTTACTACCGCGATCTGAGCCACCTGCCGCTGGCCGAGCGCCGCCAGGAGAACTTCGATCACCCGGACGCGCTCGAAACCGACCTGCTGGTCGAGCACCTGCGCGCGCTGCGCGGCGGGCACGCGATCGCGATGCCGACCTACGACTTCGCGGCCTACGTGCGGCGCAGCGAAACGATCGCAATCGGCCCGCGCAAGGTCATTGTCGTCGAAGGCATCCTCATCTTCGTCGACAAAGCGCTGCGCGACATGATGGATATCAAGATCTTCGTCGACGCGGACGCCGACGTGCGCCTGCTGCGCCGCCTGAAACGCGACATCGGCGAGCGCGCGCGCACGCTCGACAACGTCATCGAGCAGTACGAGCACACCGTAAGGCCGATGCACCTGGAGTTCGTTGAGCCGAGCAAGCGCTACGCCGACGTGGTCGTGCCCGGCGGCGGCTACAACACGATCGCGCTCGATCTGATCGTCGCGCGCATCGAGACGCTGCTGGCGGCGGGCTAG